The Mycobacterium seoulense genome has a window encoding:
- a CDS encoding TetR/AcrR family transcriptional regulator, with translation MPNHSLDGNLGELTDLDRTILNTARGVFETYGVRRANIEDVAARAGVSRSTIYRRFPTKDDLFGHVVRREAEQFFTTLDRATAGCDPERAVIEAFALGVRLVHDSPLYSRIADSEPELLGMFSRSQAFPIGQFADGIAHTLRRCGADIPDRDLTNIADILLRVALGIIVFPTDRLDTSDPAAVREYAARYLVPIIRR, from the coding sequence ATGCCGAACCACAGCCTTGACGGCAATCTCGGCGAGCTCACCGACCTCGATCGCACCATCCTGAACACCGCGCGCGGCGTGTTCGAGACGTACGGCGTGCGACGGGCAAACATCGAAGACGTCGCCGCGCGCGCCGGGGTCAGCCGCAGCACCATCTACCGGCGGTTCCCGACCAAGGACGACCTGTTCGGGCATGTGGTGCGCCGGGAGGCCGAACAGTTCTTCACCACCCTGGACCGGGCCACCGCCGGCTGCGACCCGGAACGGGCCGTGATCGAGGCGTTCGCCCTCGGGGTCCGCCTGGTCCACGATTCCCCGCTGTACTCCCGGATCGCCGACAGCGAACCCGAGCTGCTGGGCATGTTCTCCCGATCGCAGGCCTTCCCGATCGGTCAGTTCGCCGACGGCATCGCCCACACCCTGCGCCGGTGCGGGGCCGACATCCCCGACCGCGACCTGACCAACATCGCCGACATCCTGCTTCGCGTCGCCCTGGGCATCATCGTCTTTCCCACCGACCGGCTCGACACGTCGGATCCCGCGGCCGTTCGCGAGTACGCGGCGCGCTACCTGGTGCCGATCATCCGCCGCTGA
- a CDS encoding oxygenase MpaB family protein — MTAHKDELIGPTAGTRFDTGVREAVPMPVDEAGDEAGDFARLGPESLIWKFYGDNRTQFFGFQRTAGVENCIEQLAQGVLDHSVVFSDTLGRAKRTAPPLMKTVYSDQPREWGRQVRDFHKTIKGTISDGSRYHALNPELFYWAHASFVDQVIYNTDTFIRRLSRAEKEQIFNEGKVWYSLYGVSDRAQPQTYDEFLAYWDEMLERFVPHKTVLYGTGYIRKGIPGPRWIPRPVWTVLSAPLNAYTRLVLVGTMPPQMREVCQLEWNPKKEKRFQRFAAAVRALNPVINRLPVKMIYTPWAATAWRRSGVDPRRLHNRAR; from the coding sequence ATGACGGCCCACAAAGACGAGTTGATCGGCCCGACGGCCGGCACGCGTTTCGACACCGGCGTGCGGGAGGCGGTGCCCATGCCGGTCGACGAAGCCGGCGATGAAGCCGGCGACTTCGCGCGGTTGGGACCGGAATCGTTGATCTGGAAGTTCTACGGGGACAACCGCACGCAATTCTTCGGGTTCCAGCGCACCGCCGGGGTCGAGAACTGCATCGAACAGCTCGCCCAGGGCGTGCTCGACCACTCGGTGGTCTTCAGCGACACGCTGGGGCGGGCCAAGCGGACCGCGCCTCCGCTGATGAAGACCGTCTACTCCGACCAACCGCGCGAGTGGGGCCGCCAGGTGCGGGACTTCCACAAAACGATCAAGGGGACCATCAGCGACGGCTCGCGCTATCACGCGCTGAATCCGGAGTTGTTCTACTGGGCGCACGCCAGCTTCGTCGACCAGGTCATCTACAACACCGACACCTTCATCCGCCGGTTGTCCCGAGCGGAGAAGGAGCAGATCTTCAACGAGGGCAAGGTGTGGTACAGCCTCTACGGCGTCAGCGACCGCGCGCAGCCGCAGACCTATGACGAGTTCCTCGCGTATTGGGACGAGATGCTCGAGCGGTTCGTCCCGCACAAGACCGTCCTGTATGGGACCGGCTACATCAGGAAGGGGATCCCGGGTCCGCGCTGGATTCCGCGGCCGGTCTGGACGGTGTTGTCCGCGCCGCTCAACGCCTACACCCGGCTGGTGTTGGTCGGAACCATGCCCCCGCAGATGCGCGAAGTCTGCCAGCTGGAGTGGAATCCGAAGAAGGAGAAGCGGTTTCAGCGGTTCGCCGCCGCCGTGCGCGCGCTCAACCCGGTGATCAATCGGCTGCCCGTCAAGATGATCTACACCCCCTGGGCGGCCACGGCGTGGCGGCGCTCGGGCGTCGACCCGCGGCGGCTGCACAACCGCGCCCGCTAG
- a CDS encoding SRPBCC family protein: MIEFTLTRTSTAPIETVFDAMTDHRAIAENTRGFRRSTLDREGDPAPNGVGAIRRLVAIGPPFVEEIIEYERPTRYAYKMLSGAPTRNHIGTIQLRETDTGTEVNWHLRSTLKIPGVDRLMLPVFKKVIDELLSGAITAAEQRS; the protein is encoded by the coding sequence ATGATCGAGTTCACCCTCACCCGGACCTCCACGGCGCCGATCGAGACCGTGTTCGACGCCATGACCGATCACCGCGCGATCGCGGAAAACACGCGGGGATTCCGGCGCAGCACGCTCGATCGCGAAGGCGACCCCGCACCAAACGGTGTCGGCGCGATCAGACGTCTGGTGGCGATCGGACCACCATTCGTCGAGGAGATCATCGAGTATGAGCGACCCACCCGCTACGCGTACAAAATGCTCTCGGGCGCACCGACCCGGAATCACATCGGCACGATCCAGCTGCGTGAAACGGACACCGGGACCGAGGTCAACTGGCATCTACGGTCAACGCTGAAGATCCCCGGCGTTGACCGGCTGATGCTGCCGGTGTTCAAGAAGGTCATCGACGAGCTGCTCAGCGGCGCCATCACCGCCGCCGAACAACGCTCGTGA
- a CDS encoding phenazine antibiotic biosynthesis protein: protein MADIDFSLLDVPRSEPVEDPEAYLRAAIAWHFGDDTGSTFWLRTAATLDFNPLTDVNTFADLGLFPNLVNELRGVPVEELIPRGYGEPRPVPQVFESGGTTGAPKRTAQLPDWVAQVVRWQTEDFAGGGFRRGTGFLCLMPSGPHGVGYFSRLVSERLGATFHAIDIDPRWVKKVAARGAAAEVAAYVDHVVEQAVFVLRTQNVANLHTTPPLLEAMARDDRVVDLINDKIRYLLLSGAHVDADTLDLLRGIFPATTITMAFGSTMVLSQAVTRTDDGDVFVFDPRTPYVVFWVVDPDTGERVPYGQIGQVVMHHISKGMFIPNNLERDLAIRMPGPAGELSDSVSAVRPVSTFEGEAVIEGVY from the coding sequence ATGGCCGATATCGATTTCTCGTTGCTGGACGTTCCGAGATCGGAACCGGTCGAGGATCCCGAGGCCTACCTGCGCGCCGCGATAGCCTGGCATTTCGGCGACGACACCGGTTCCACGTTCTGGTTGCGGACCGCCGCGACGTTGGACTTCAACCCACTCACCGACGTCAACACCTTTGCCGATCTCGGACTCTTTCCCAACCTCGTCAACGAATTGCGCGGTGTGCCGGTCGAGGAGCTCATTCCGCGCGGCTACGGCGAACCGCGTCCGGTGCCGCAGGTGTTCGAGTCCGGCGGCACCACCGGCGCGCCGAAACGGACTGCGCAGCTACCGGATTGGGTCGCGCAGGTGGTGCGCTGGCAGACCGAGGACTTCGCCGGTGGCGGGTTTCGCCGCGGCACGGGCTTCCTGTGCCTGATGCCGAGCGGCCCGCACGGGGTGGGCTATTTCTCGCGGCTGGTCTCCGAGCGGCTCGGCGCGACCTTCCACGCAATCGACATCGATCCCCGTTGGGTGAAGAAGGTCGCCGCCCGCGGCGCGGCCGCCGAAGTCGCCGCATACGTCGACCATGTCGTCGAGCAGGCCGTGTTCGTGCTGCGGACGCAGAACGTCGCGAACCTGCACACCACGCCGCCACTGCTGGAGGCCATGGCCCGCGACGATCGGGTGGTCGATCTGATCAACGACAAGATCCGCTACCTGTTGCTCAGCGGCGCGCACGTGGACGCCGACACGCTTGATCTGCTCCGCGGCATCTTCCCGGCCACCACGATCACCATGGCCTTCGGCAGCACAATGGTGCTCTCCCAGGCGGTTACCCGAACGGACGACGGCGACGTGTTCGTGTTCGACCCGCGGACGCCGTACGTGGTGTTCTGGGTGGTCGACCCCGATACGGGAGAACGGGTGCCCTACGGGCAGATCGGCCAGGTGGTCATGCACCACATCAGCAAGGGCATGTTCATCCCGAACAACCTGGAGCGCGACCTGGCGATCAGGATGCCCGGGCCGGCGGGCGAGCTCAGCGACTCGGTGAGCGCGGTACGCCCGGTTTCCACCTTCGAGGGCGAGGCCGTCATCGAAGGCGTGTACTGA
- a CDS encoding aldehyde dehydrogenase family protein — translation MVPIDALGPDGEYRTRRREVLFTTAGVAVAELSIVPPLYVSRTLAAQRKAAPLPVGQRAAALQAAAGIFTDDAVAGLDFEGYVALASRMSGVPIAVTRAGARSVADAVGGAFDAVLPARPVGATLDWRENGTPGGGAVWARRGEVFAVHAAGNGPGVHGLWPQALALGYRVAVRPSRREPLTAHRLVHALRQAGFRPEDAVYLPTDHAGADEIIRSADLAMVYGGQPVVDKYADDPAVIVNGPGRAKILITADQDWREHVDLIVDSIANLGGMACVNTTAVLYEGDPAPLARAIAQRLAAIRPLPTDDERAILPTQPVENARALADYLAAKATGSTPLLGAEQVVADLGDGHAALRPAVHLLPAPDPDKLNVELPFPCVWVSPWSPGAGMAPLRHSLVVTAITGDEQLVDDLLAEPTIANVYFGPHPTWHSAPAIPHDGFLADALMRNKGFIRD, via the coding sequence TTGGTGCCGATCGACGCGCTGGGCCCCGACGGGGAGTACCGGACCCGCCGCCGCGAGGTCCTGTTCACCACCGCCGGTGTCGCGGTCGCCGAGTTGAGCATCGTGCCGCCGCTGTACGTCTCGCGCACCCTGGCCGCGCAACGCAAGGCGGCGCCACTGCCCGTCGGGCAGCGCGCGGCGGCGCTGCAGGCCGCCGCCGGCATTTTCACCGACGATGCCGTCGCCGGCCTGGACTTCGAGGGCTACGTGGCCCTGGCCAGCCGGATGTCTGGCGTGCCGATCGCGGTTACCCGCGCCGGAGCGCGCAGCGTCGCGGACGCCGTCGGCGGCGCGTTCGACGCGGTCCTGCCGGCCCGCCCGGTGGGCGCGACGCTCGACTGGCGGGAAAACGGGACCCCCGGGGGCGGCGCGGTTTGGGCGCGGCGCGGGGAGGTGTTCGCCGTGCACGCGGCGGGGAACGGTCCCGGCGTGCATGGCCTGTGGCCGCAGGCCCTGGCGCTCGGCTACCGGGTCGCGGTGCGGCCCTCCCGCCGCGAGCCGCTGACCGCGCACCGGCTGGTGCATGCCCTGCGGCAGGCCGGCTTTCGCCCTGAGGACGCCGTCTACCTGCCCACCGATCACGCCGGCGCCGACGAGATCATCCGCTCGGCCGACCTGGCCATGGTGTACGGCGGGCAGCCGGTGGTCGACAAGTACGCCGACGACCCGGCGGTGATCGTGAACGGACCGGGGCGGGCCAAGATCCTGATCACCGCCGACCAGGATTGGCGCGAGCACGTCGACCTCATCGTCGACTCAATCGCCAACCTCGGGGGCATGGCCTGCGTCAACACCACCGCCGTGCTGTACGAGGGTGATCCCGCCCCGCTGGCGCGCGCGATCGCCCAGCGGTTGGCGGCGATCAGGCCGCTGCCCACCGATGACGAGCGTGCCATCCTGCCCACCCAGCCCGTCGAGAACGCCCGGGCCCTGGCGGATTACCTGGCGGCCAAGGCCACCGGATCCACGCCGCTGCTCGGCGCCGAGCAGGTGGTCGCCGACCTCGGCGACGGCCATGCCGCGCTGCGCCCCGCCGTGCATCTCCTGCCCGCTCCCGACCCGGACAAGCTCAACGTCGAGCTGCCCTTCCCCTGTGTGTGGGTCTCGCCCTGGTCGCCCGGCGCCGGGATGGCGCCGCTACGGCATTCGCTGGTCGTCACCGCGATCACCGGCGACGAGCAGCTGGTCGACGACCTGCTCGCCGAGCCGACGATCGCCAACGTCTACTTCGGGCCGCATCCGACCTGGCACTCGGCCCCCGCCATCCCGCACGACGGGTTCTTGGCCGACGCGCTGATGCGCAACAAGGGCTTCATCCGGGACTGA
- a CDS encoding cutinase family protein — MIARQIARFVAPAVAAASGLGASALTGSLLPTAAAQCPDVQVVFARGTGEAPGVGPTGQAFVDALHSRLGTKSFDVYPVNYPASDQWDTGIDGIRDAATHINSMAHDCPNTKMVLGGYSQGAAVMGFVTSPAVPDGVDPNTVPKPLDPSVASHVSSVVLFGTPNVRAMNFLGEPPVVIGPAYQDKTIKVCATEDPVCSDGMNFAAHNTYADDGATIDKGVAFASSHLDAGTSGTPPVASGRGGFGS; from the coding sequence ATGATCGCACGTCAAATAGCCCGTTTCGTTGCTCCAGCAGTCGCCGCGGCGTCCGGCCTCGGCGCCTCGGCCCTGACCGGTTCCCTCCTACCCACCGCCGCCGCCCAATGCCCCGACGTCCAAGTCGTGTTCGCCCGCGGCACCGGCGAAGCCCCCGGCGTCGGCCCCACCGGACAAGCCTTCGTCGACGCCCTGCACTCCCGCCTGGGAACCAAATCCTTCGACGTCTACCCGGTCAACTACCCCGCCAGCGACCAATGGGACACCGGCATCGACGGCATCAGAGACGCCGCGACCCACATCAATTCGATGGCCCACGACTGCCCCAACACCAAAATGGTGCTCGGCGGCTACTCCCAGGGCGCGGCCGTGATGGGCTTTGTCACCTCCCCCGCAGTCCCCGACGGCGTCGACCCCAACACCGTGCCCAAGCCCCTGGACCCCTCGGTGGCCAGCCACGTCTCCTCGGTCGTGCTGTTCGGCACCCCCAACGTGCGCGCCATGAACTTCCTCGGCGAACCACCCGTCGTCATCGGCCCGGCGTATCAGGACAAGACCATCAAGGTCTGCGCCACCGAAGACCCGGTGTGCTCCGACGGAATGAACTTCGCCGCGCACAACACCTACGCCGACGACGGCGCCACGATCGACAAGGGCGTCGCCTTCGCCTCCAGCCACCTCGACGCCGGCACCAGCGGCACCCCGCCGGTCGCGAGTGGCCGGGGTGGCTTCGGCAGCTGA
- a CDS encoding SDR family NAD(P)-dependent oxidoreductase — MNAAAKLNALVEVLNKVTDHLANPARVSDPDKLRGVVTGKTALVTGASYGIGEATARRLAAAGATVLAVARSEERLGDLAASVNAAGGRAIAYPTDLTDEAAVGALTKEITERHGALDIVVSNAGKSLRRSLHDQYDRPHDFQRTIDINYLGPIWLLLGLLPAMRESGRGHIVNVSSVGVRVVPGPQWGAYQASKGAFDRWLRSVAPELHADGVDVTTVYFALVRTRMIEPTPVLGRLPGLSADQAADAIAKAVIERPRSNEPPWVLPAELASVLLAGPAERAARLWYRRFFSDSGARRARP, encoded by the coding sequence GTGAATGCAGCGGCAAAGTTGAACGCATTAGTTGAGGTCCTCAACAAGGTCACGGACCACCTGGCCAATCCGGCTCGGGTGTCGGATCCCGACAAGCTGCGCGGCGTCGTCACCGGTAAGACCGCGCTGGTGACCGGCGCCTCCTACGGAATCGGCGAGGCGACCGCGCGCCGGCTGGCCGCGGCGGGGGCCACCGTGCTGGCGGTCGCCCGGTCCGAGGAACGCCTCGGCGACCTGGCGGCGTCCGTCAACGCCGCCGGCGGCCGCGCGATCGCCTACCCGACCGACCTCACCGACGAGGCCGCCGTCGGCGCGCTGACCAAGGAGATCACCGAGCGCCACGGCGCGCTCGACATCGTGGTCAGCAATGCCGGTAAATCGTTGCGCCGCTCGCTGCATGACCAGTACGACCGGCCGCACGACTTTCAGCGCACCATCGACATCAACTATCTCGGGCCGATCTGGCTGCTGCTCGGGCTCCTGCCGGCCATGCGCGAAAGCGGGCGCGGGCACATCGTCAACGTTTCCAGTGTCGGCGTGCGCGTTGTGCCGGGGCCGCAGTGGGGCGCCTACCAGGCGTCGAAGGGGGCTTTTGACCGGTGGCTGCGCAGCGTGGCACCGGAACTGCACGCCGACGGTGTGGACGTCACCACCGTGTACTTCGCGCTGGTCCGCACCCGGATGATCGAACCCACACCCGTCCTGGGCCGGCTCCCCGGCCTATCGGCCGACCAGGCCGCCGATGCGATCGCCAAGGCGGTCATCGAGCGGCCCCGCAGCAACGAACCGCCGTGGGTGTTGCCGGCCGAGTTGGCCTCCGTGCTGCTGGCCGGGCCGGCCGAACGCGCCGCCCGGCTGTGGTATCGGCGGTTCTTCTCCGATTCCGGCGCCCGGAGGGCCCGGCCATGA
- a CDS encoding AMP-binding protein, translating into MTDEGVVGTAARALLRSRLLAPPSPLATLRLLHEARRGGTNPFTLLAVTATRWPDRAAIVDDDGACDYRRLRSATESLARRLSRDGVGPGDAVGIMCRNGRGFIAGVFAAALVGADVVLVNTDFRSDALASAMGAHRIGTMIADDEFGERARAADASVVLIDPATVTAREGDPRPAVAAPGRIVLLTSGTTGTPKGVPRSPQLRSAVGVWVTILDRTGLRTGSRISVAMPMFHGLGLGMMMLTVALGGTVLTHRHFDAEAALAQASLHRADAFTAVPIVLARILDLPERVRARNPVPYLRVVMSSGDRLDPTLGQRFMDTYGEILYNGYGSTEVGIGSLATPAELREAPETVGKPVAGCPVRILDRNGRPVGARVTGRIFVGGNLASEGYTGGGAKTVVDGMTSTGDMGYLDNEGRLYIVGREDDMIISGGENVYPRAVENALAQHPAVADNAVIGVPDERFGQRLAAFVVLQPGSNTDPEALREYLKDRVSRFEQPRDINVVSSIPRNPAGKVLRKELSG; encoded by the coding sequence ATGACCGACGAGGGGGTGGTCGGCACCGCGGCGCGGGCGCTGCTGCGGTCGCGGCTGCTCGCCCCGCCGTCGCCGCTCGCGACCCTGCGGCTGCTCCATGAGGCCCGCCGGGGCGGCACCAACCCCTTCACCCTGCTGGCGGTGACCGCGACCCGGTGGCCCGACCGCGCCGCGATCGTCGACGACGACGGCGCCTGCGACTACCGCCGACTGCGGTCGGCGACCGAATCGCTGGCGCGCCGGTTGTCCCGCGACGGGGTGGGGCCCGGCGATGCGGTGGGCATCATGTGCCGCAACGGGCGCGGCTTCATCGCCGGGGTCTTCGCGGCCGCCCTGGTGGGCGCCGACGTGGTCCTGGTCAACACCGACTTTCGCAGCGACGCCCTGGCGTCGGCGATGGGCGCCCACCGGATCGGCACGATGATCGCCGACGACGAGTTCGGCGAGCGCGCCCGTGCCGCCGACGCGTCGGTCGTCCTCATCGACCCCGCGACGGTCACCGCCCGGGAGGGTGACCCGCGGCCCGCCGTGGCCGCGCCCGGCCGGATCGTCCTGCTGACGTCGGGCACCACCGGCACGCCCAAGGGGGTGCCGCGCTCACCGCAGCTGCGTTCCGCGGTGGGCGTGTGGGTGACGATCCTCGATCGGACCGGCCTGCGCACCGGGTCGCGAATCTCGGTGGCGATGCCCATGTTTCACGGTCTCGGGCTGGGCATGATGATGCTCACCGTGGCCCTCGGCGGCACGGTGCTCACCCATCGCCACTTCGACGCGGAAGCCGCGCTCGCGCAGGCGTCGCTGCATCGCGCCGACGCGTTCACCGCGGTGCCGATCGTGCTCGCGCGCATCCTCGACCTGCCCGAGCGGGTGCGGGCCCGCAACCCGGTGCCCTACCTGCGGGTCGTGATGTCGAGCGGGGACCGGTTGGACCCGACCCTGGGACAGCGGTTCATGGACACCTACGGCGAGATTCTTTACAACGGTTACGGTTCCACCGAGGTCGGCATCGGGTCCCTGGCCACTCCGGCGGAGCTGCGGGAGGCGCCCGAGACCGTCGGTAAACCGGTCGCCGGCTGCCCGGTGCGCATCCTGGACAGGAACGGCAGGCCCGTCGGCGCGCGCGTCACGGGGCGCATCTTCGTCGGTGGGAACCTGGCGAGCGAGGGCTACACCGGCGGTGGCGCAAAGACCGTCGTCGACGGCATGACCAGCACCGGCGACATGGGCTACCTCGACAACGAGGGGCGGTTGTACATCGTCGGCCGCGAGGACGACATGATCATCTCCGGCGGCGAGAACGTCTATCCGCGCGCGGTCGAGAACGCGCTCGCCCAGCACCCCGCCGTCGCCGACAACGCGGTCATCGGCGTTCCCGACGAGCGGTTCGGCCAGCGGCTGGCCGCGTTCGTGGTCTTGCAGCCCGGCAGCAACACCGATCCGGAAGCGCTGCGGGAGTACCTCAAGGACAGGGTCTCGCGATTCGAGCAGCCCCGAGACATCAACGTCGTCAGCAGCATCCCGCGCAATCCGGCGGGCAAGGTTTTGCGCAAGGAGCTGTCCGGCTAG